The following is a genomic window from Solanum lycopersicum chromosome 6, SLM_r2.1.
ACTATTTCCATGCCTCTCTGCTCCACGAATGTCGAGAAAACAAAGAGGCTGTCATAGCAGCATACACACAAAGAAACGTCCAGAACTGTGAGCTCCGGGAAATCTCAATGTACAAGAGctcaaatcaaataaagaaagtTGTTCACCGCAACATTCTTTAGATCAGAAAAAGCTAAGCTGCTGCTGCCACAACATAACAGCGACACCAGGCTTGGAGGTACTATcgtacatttttcttttttatttaaaaaggggaaatggGGAAGGGATTACAACATAAGGAATTCGccatatatgtgaaagtttaggTTACCAACTGGACAACCCTATTTGATTGCATGAATTCTTCGTCATGTGTTTTGCACTAGTTCAGACCCTCCACCTTTGTGCTTGCGAATCTTTCCTCATTTAAGAAAATGTCAAGAGTACTCATAGATCATTGACTCAATTAATATGTTAATACATTGATGAAGTATTTATTCTCTAACTTACTTTACTTCCAAGTAAACCAAGGAATGATTAAGCATAAACAGAATCTCATATCAGTAATTGAAAGCATTAAGGACAAGCTGAAGGTTTTTGAATATGTTCAGCTTCAGTTTTACTTCAGAGAAGCAAATAGCGTTGTGGACTCATTGGCTAATGAAGGATTGAAGCTCGAGGGACAGATTTGGTATGATGAATTTGAGCAGCTTTTCACAAAAATGAAGGCACAAATGGTAATGGATAGCATACAAATGCCTAGTTTCTGGTAGGCAAAGATTTAGTATGAGGACTGCTTATTCGAGATATCTTAGAAACACATAGATTATTCAATTCTGACCTCAGTATCACCAGCAGTGGCTGCCACTGAATGAGCAACTTCCATTTCCCTATCGTTTTCAAGGAACAAAGCACGCTGCAAATTTGTATCCGAATGTATTAGCATTGGATAACTAGAAGGATGTGACTGGCCACTAACTTCAACAGCCAAAATTATACCTGCATTGGGTCCATGCTTGAAGTTGATTTAAAGAACTTGTCCAAGAATGAACCCTCGgctaaatggaaaaaaaaaaacaagcatGTCAAAACTcggggaaaaaaaagaagaataactaggatggaaaaaagaaaacagcaaaaagggaaggaaaacCAATATAGTGAACATGTaaagaacaaaacaaaagaacatATCTTCTAAGTTGACAAGAATGTCAATAATAAAAGAGCTTTGTGCAATCACCATAGTTTAGAGAATTTCATCGAACCAACAAAAGCTGATCAGGCATTTCTCAGACTATGATAATAAATGAAGAGCCTTCCCCCCTAATACTATCATCACACAACGAATCAAGCTCTTAACAGAGTAATATACTACGTGGTGCAACTATATATTATGATACTACCAGAAACTCTTAAGTCCTCCCACCTCTAAATTACATACTTAATGCAAAGAGTTGAAACCTTAATGGTGAGAATCAGTTCATGATATATATAGAACATCAAATGACTTACTAAGTTTTATCTGAGAGGTGATATTCCCAATAGCGTGAAGAAGACCAATTGTTCCACATGCATTTCCCACTGTTTGTTTCATGTAGTAAACTGTACTACTGGGATCCTGCACCTGCCAGAAACCTCTCAagaataattatcaaattatgaagCCAAATATAAGATAAACGTAGAAACACTCAAAATGCTCAACTCGGTCAAATAAATAGAGAAGAAACAGATAATCAAGTATATTAGGAGATATCTAGACGGGGCCAAAATAAGATGTTGTAGTGATGACTGATTTATGTGACtgatgaaatataaaatcaagcttAAGTTACCTGTCAACGCCAAGTATAATATGACCTTGCGTTGTCTATTAAACTCACTTAGAAAACAACCTGTCTAAGAGACCACTTAGGCACACTGGTATGGTTTCACGACAGCAGCCAATAAAGAGAAAGCCTGAGTTCATCGAACTGGAGAATGTTGTATACAGCAGGAAAGCAagcaaaaaggaacaaatgAGATAATCAAATCCAAGAAAGAGAAAGGATTTGGCTACTGATAGCAAGGAGACTAAGCACTGGGAACTGCAAACCCCACTTCCCCtttcaaaaggaaaaagagaaagaggcAAGAGGGAACTTCCTAGGATTAGTGATGGACAAAGTTTCACACCAAGAACTGCATACGCCGGAGCAATGACATTTACGTAATTGAACACTCCAACAAGAGAGAGACTAAATGGCACAATTTTACTAACGGAATCACTCatcaataagaagaaaaaaatctaaGGTTGGAAGCAAAGACTAACGAAAATGAGTAGTTATGGTCATCCAATTCACCTTTGTTTCATTATCTTGCTTCATTCTCTCTTCTTCACTCTGCACGTACATGGCAGAAAATTAATTAGCTGATCAGGATCATTGACATATACCAGTTAACATCAAACTAAATTAACAAAAAACCTGCGATGTGAGAGGATAAAGAAATAAAACAGCAAGCACTGGCTTTGGCACCATCTCCAGAAGTTCTTCATCTAACCCATAAACATCACAGCACTCTGCCTCATTCGGTGGAACACCAAGACCCCAAAGAAACTGCTCGATAAAAAAACACGTAAATTAGGAActtcattaatatttttcatttctaccttcatatatatgatttttctccTTCAACTTCTTACAGTTTAACAAaccatatataaattttgattaaaggCTTCCCAACCTAGTTAAGAAATACCATCCCATAGTTCTTTCACATACTAAcgccaacaacaacaaaaacctagtgaaatctcacaagTAGAGTCTAAGAAGGTAGAGTGTATACACACTTTACTACTACCTAgtggaggtagagaggctgtttctAGAAAACTTCACATATTAAAGGCTAACTTATCAATTCTATTCCTTGGTGGGAAAACATACTTAGTTGATTGAGTCAGTTCTCAACCAAAATTTGGGTTCATTCTCTTTTTACTTCTAATTACActtggaaaacatcaattccCCTCAATCTCATTTTATATGACACCATCACTACtggactaatttttttttcatatactcTGATTAGTAAAGTACAAAACATAATGAATTTGTAACCGATTGGAGTCCAAATTAGCTACTTTGACCACAATACTCCAACCAGATCATGATTTTGGGGCGGAGAGAGACTAGAAGGTTATTCATTCCGCGTACCGCTGATTCAGAAGACGGTAAATACTTATTAACTGAGATTATTTGAACTACCGAAACAAAAACAGGATGCAAATGAAAATCGAACAGATACGAGAATGGAGCGGAAGTACCTGATTCATGACATCCGGGTTAGCTTCAAGAGGAAGCCATCTCTTCTTAGAGCCTGTG
Proteins encoded in this region:
- the LOC101249374 gene encoding ubiquitin carboxyl-terminal hydrolase 3 isoform X1: MAESTGSKKRWLPLEANPDVMNQFLWGLGVPPNEAECCDVYGLDEELLEMVPKPVLAVLFLYPLTSQSEEERMKQDNETKVQDPSSTVYYMKQTVGNACGTIGLLHAIGNITSQIKLTEGSFLDKFFKSTSSMDPMQRALFLENDREMEVAHSVAATAGDTEATDDVNTHFICFSCVDGQLYELDGRRAGPITHGASSPNSLLKDAATVIKKIIEQNPDSINFNVIAISKNV
- the LOC101249374 gene encoding ubiquitin carboxyl-terminal hydrolase 3 isoform X2, translating into MAESTGSKKRWLPLEANPDVMNQFLWGLGVPPNEAECCDVYGLDEELLEMVPKPVLAVLFLYPLTSQSEEERMKQDNETKDPSSTVYYMKQTVGNACGTIGLLHAIGNITSQIKLTEGSFLDKFFKSTSSMDPMQRALFLENDREMEVAHSVAATAGDTEATDDVNTHFICFSCVDGQLYELDGRRAGPITHGASSPNSLLKDAATVIKKIIEQNPDSINFNVIAISKNV